In Notamacropus eugenii isolate mMacEug1 chromosome 1, mMacEug1.pri_v2, whole genome shotgun sequence, one genomic interval encodes:
- the LOC140497552 gene encoding phosphatidylinositol transfer protein beta isoform-like gives MVLIKEFRVLLPCSVEEYQVGQLYSVAQTSKHNTGGGEGIEVLINQPYEGGPGERGQFTHKIYHLHSKVPGFVRLFAPEGSLVFHEKAWNAYPYCRTVITNEYMKDDFFIKIETWHRPDMGTQDNVHHLDAETWKEVEVVHIDIADRTQVSDEDYKPEEDPALFRSVKTGRGPLGPNWQTELLKHPPHMCAYKLVTVKFRWWGLQGRVESFIHKQEKRLFTNFHRQLFCWLDQWVDLSMEDIRNLEEETQRELDQMRKTGPVRGMRASDD, from the exons ATGGTCCTGATCAAGGAGTT TCGGGTGCTGCTGCCCTGCTCCGTGGAGGAG TATCAGGTGGGACAGTTGTATTCCGTGGCCCAGACCAGCAAGCATAACACAGGGGGCGGCGAGGGCATCGAGGTCCTCATCAACCAGCCCTACGAGGGGGGCCCCGGGGAGCGGGGCCAGTTTACCCACAAGATCTACCACCTGCACAG CAAGGTGCCGGGATTTGTTCGCCTGTTCGCCCCTGAGGGTTCCCTGGTGTTCCATGAGAAGGCATGGAATGCCTACCCGTACTGCCGGACTG TCATCACG AACGAATATATGAAGGACGATTTCTTCATCAAGATTGAAACCTGGCATCGTCCAGACATGGGGACTCAGGACAAC GTTCACCATCTTGATGCAGAGACATGGAAGGAGGTAGAAGTGGTTCATATTGACATTGCTGATCGGACCCAAGTGTCTGATGAG gaTTATAAACCAGAAGAGGACCCTGCTCTCTTCAGGTCTGTCAAAACAGGACGTGGCCCCTTGGGACCCAACTGGCAG ACAGAATTGTTGAAACATCCACCCCATATGTGTGCCTACAAATTGGTGACTGTCAAGTTCCGATGGTGGGGGCTTCAGGGACGAGTGGAGAGCTTCATCCACAAG CAAGAAAAGCGGCTCTTCACCAACTTCCACAGGCAGCTGTTCTGTTGGCTAGATCAATGGGTTGATCTGTCCATGGAGGACATCCGGAACCTAGAGGAGGAGACTCAGAGAGAATTGGA